In a genomic window of Bradyrhizobium ontarionense:
- a CDS encoding NAD(P)/FAD-dependent oxidoreductase, producing the protein MTVRADAIIVGGGIHGCSTALHLCLAGLKPVLIEKDYAGRHASGVNAGGVRQLARDVAEIPLSIRSMGIWENIAELVDDDCGFESFGQVLVAENDAELDACRARVADLNARGFTHEELIDGAELRRLVPAVAESCPGGVVSRRDGAAQPAKTTTAFRRKAEQLGAIVREGMAATNIRKEGTLWHVDVEGDTYAAPILVNAAGAWAGRVAAQLGEPVPVTTVAPMLMITSPVPHFIDPVVILRGRKLSFKQFKNGTVLIGGGHLAIPDQDRNETVLDWRSLAISARTVFELFPVMRSATIVRAWAGIEARMQDDIPVFGPSAVHEGLYHQFGFSLHGFQLGPGAGAVMAELIVHGGTQTQIGELSIERFRNPSTSATA; encoded by the coding sequence ATGACGGTGAGAGCGGATGCCATCATTGTCGGTGGCGGCATCCACGGCTGCTCCACGGCACTGCATCTCTGCCTCGCCGGGCTCAAGCCTGTCCTGATCGAGAAAGACTATGCCGGCCGCCACGCCTCCGGCGTCAATGCCGGCGGCGTGCGCCAGCTCGCGCGCGACGTCGCCGAGATTCCGCTGTCGATCCGCTCAATGGGCATCTGGGAGAACATCGCCGAACTCGTCGACGATGATTGCGGCTTCGAGAGTTTCGGCCAGGTGCTGGTCGCCGAGAACGACGCGGAGCTCGACGCCTGCCGCGCCCGCGTCGCCGATCTCAATGCGCGCGGCTTCACCCATGAGGAACTGATCGACGGCGCGGAGCTGCGCCGCCTCGTGCCGGCTGTGGCGGAGAGCTGTCCGGGCGGCGTGGTGTCACGCCGCGACGGCGCCGCGCAGCCCGCCAAGACCACCACCGCGTTCCGCCGCAAGGCGGAACAGCTCGGGGCGATCGTCCGCGAAGGGATGGCTGCGACGAACATCCGCAAGGAGGGCACGTTGTGGCATGTCGACGTCGAGGGGGACACCTATGCCGCGCCCATCCTGGTGAACGCCGCCGGCGCCTGGGCCGGCCGCGTCGCCGCGCAGCTCGGCGAGCCGGTGCCGGTCACGACCGTTGCACCGATGCTGATGATCACCTCGCCCGTCCCGCATTTCATCGATCCCGTGGTGATCCTGCGCGGCCGCAAGCTGTCGTTCAAGCAGTTCAAGAACGGCACGGTGCTGATCGGCGGCGGGCATCTTGCCATTCCTGACCAAGATCGCAACGAGACCGTGCTCGACTGGCGCAGCCTCGCCATCAGCGCCCGCACGGTGTTCGAGCTGTTTCCGGTGATGCGCAGCGCGACAATCGTGCGCGCCTGGGCCGGCATCGAGGCGCGCATGCAGGACGACATTCCGGTGTTCGGGCCAAGCGCCGTGCACGAGGGGCTCTATCACCAGTTCGGCTTCTCCCTGCACGGCTTTCAGCTCGGCCCCGGCGCCGGCGCCGTCATGGCCGAGCTGATCGTCCATGGCGGCACCCAGACGCAGATCGGAGAGCTCAGCATCGAGCGGTTCCGAAATCCTTCCACTTCAGCAACAGCATGA
- a CDS encoding RidA family protein: MTIIRKIRSAIHHRIVEANGFVFVGGTIADDTSVSMGEQTRNILGKIDGFLKEAGTDKSRVVSGQIFVTDLSKKKEMDAVWTEFFGDDLPTRATVGVADLGGGALIEIVVTAIKG, translated from the coding sequence ATGACCATCATCCGCAAGATCCGCTCGGCTATCCACCACCGCATCGTCGAGGCCAACGGCTTCGTCTTCGTCGGCGGCACCATCGCCGACGACACCTCAGTGTCGATGGGCGAGCAGACCCGCAACATCCTCGGCAAGATCGACGGCTTCCTGAAAGAGGCCGGCACGGACAAGTCGCGCGTCGTCTCCGGCCAGATCTTCGTCACGGATCTGTCGAAGAAGAAGGAGATGGACGCGGTCTGGACCGAGTTCTTCGGCGACGATCTGCCGACGCGCGCCACCGTCGGCGTTGCCGATCTTGGCGGCGGCGCGCTGATCGAGATCGTCGTCACTGCGATCAAGGGTTGA
- a CDS encoding M20/M25/M40 family metallo-hydrolase yields MTDARHLPSPSAGLDAVFRHIDAEKERFLGRVMDYVRHPSISAHNVGIAEVAALLVTMLREIGLEAETVPTAGHPMVLGRWQKKPGAPTVLLYGHYDVQPPDPLELWLSPPFEPTIRDGRIYARGIGDNKGQHFAQLMAIESHLKVHGELPCNVIFLLEGEEEIGSPRIAAFVAEHREKLKADFVVTADGPMHPSGRPTMTYGVRGMCSFELRARHASRDVHSGNLGGIVPNPIWTLVHLLGTMKNAAGEITIHGLHDAIVPPSELDVAAVKRLPLDLDGAKASLGLSRLDAPAERGYYERLMFHPTLTINGLHGGYGGPGSKTVLPCEAFVKCDIRLVEAMTPDDVLAKVEAHVKTHAPEVEFIPRGGMLPSRVPLDTPYGVIVRDAIALAQGVMPLEFPCTGGSLPDYVFTKILGLPAFVVPYANADEANHAPNENMTIDCFYNGIRTGAALLDRVGSSREGEGAAPARSSGKPAAD; encoded by the coding sequence ATGACCGATGCGCGCCATCTGCCGTCTCCCTCCGCTGGCCTCGATGCCGTGTTCCGCCACATCGACGCCGAGAAGGAGCGCTTCCTCGGCCGCGTGATGGACTACGTCCGTCATCCTTCGATCAGCGCGCACAATGTCGGCATCGCCGAGGTCGCCGCGCTCCTGGTGACGATGCTGCGCGAGATCGGGCTCGAGGCCGAGACGGTGCCGACCGCCGGCCATCCGATGGTGCTCGGACGCTGGCAGAAGAAGCCTGGCGCGCCGACCGTGCTGCTCTATGGCCACTACGACGTGCAGCCGCCGGATCCGCTCGAGCTGTGGCTGAGTCCGCCATTCGAGCCGACCATCCGCGACGGCCGCATCTATGCGCGCGGTATCGGCGACAACAAGGGCCAGCACTTCGCGCAGTTGATGGCGATCGAATCCCATCTCAAGGTGCATGGCGAATTGCCCTGCAACGTGATCTTTCTGCTCGAAGGCGAGGAGGAGATCGGCAGCCCGCGCATTGCCGCTTTCGTCGCGGAGCATCGCGAAAAGTTGAAGGCCGATTTCGTGGTCACCGCCGACGGCCCGATGCATCCCTCGGGGCGGCCGACCATGACCTATGGCGTGCGCGGCATGTGCTCGTTCGAGCTTCGCGCCAGGCATGCCAGCCGCGACGTGCATTCCGGCAATCTCGGCGGCATCGTGCCGAACCCGATCTGGACCCTCGTTCATCTGCTCGGGACGATGAAGAACGCGGCCGGCGAGATCACGATTCATGGCCTGCACGATGCGATCGTGCCGCCGAGCGAGTTGGACGTCGCTGCGGTCAAGCGCCTGCCGCTCGATCTCGACGGCGCCAAGGCGAGCCTCGGTCTCAGCCGCCTCGATGCGCCGGCGGAGCGCGGCTACTATGAGCGGCTCATGTTCCACCCGACGCTCACCATCAACGGCTTGCACGGCGGCTATGGCGGCCCCGGCAGCAAGACCGTTCTGCCCTGTGAGGCGTTCGTGAAGTGCGACATCCGCCTGGTCGAAGCGATGACGCCGGACGACGTGCTGGCCAAAGTCGAGGCCCATGTGAAAACGCACGCTCCGGAGGTCGAGTTCATCCCGCGCGGGGGCATGCTGCCGTCGCGCGTGCCGCTCGACACGCCTTATGGCGTGATCGTTCGTGATGCGATCGCGCTCGCGCAAGGAGTGATGCCGCTCGAATTTCCATGCACCGGCGGCAGCCTGCCGGACTACGTCTTCACCAAGATCCTGGGCCTGCCCGCCTTCGTCGTTCCCTATGCCAATGCCGACGAGGCCAATCACGCGCCGAACGAGAACATGACGATCGACTGCTTCTATAACGGCATCCGCACCGGGGCCGCGCTGCTCGACCGCGTCGGCTCAAGCCGAGAAGGTGAGGGGGCCGCGCCGGCCCGATCCTCTGGCAAGCCCGCGGCTGATTGA
- a CDS encoding methyl-accepting chemotaxis protein: MKLNLKITWKLVILVSVTIIGLCVAGALAAYMVKREMLAERTDQLRAMMEVGRNVALSLQKKVESGQLTKEAAVAEFVNRIEPMTYDNGTGYLFVYNMDGTVVYLPGFKPGTNRLEVLVNGLPVTRMLRDMVAKAGEGTVQYDFVKPGQQLPIPKMSYVGGIPAWNMFIGVGAYLDDLDLKLQPLIAAIGIAMLMIGSVSGVIAWLIGRSITRPLGVLGARMKSLADGSLDDEIPGVGRGDEVGAMAKTVQVFKDNAVRIRGLEQLEAENQARAAAERQATLQRIADEFERSVNGIVRSVSAAATGMQASAQSMTATASDASSRASSVGAASARSSDNVSTVAAAAEELSASVSEVLRQVSQSSEIASKAVGDAERTNATVQQLSSGAEKIGEVVQLIHSIAAQTNLLALNATIEAARAGESGRGFAVVASEVKALASQTAKATEEISAQVSAMQASTSEAVNSISAITGTIAQMSQITMRISAAVEEQGAATQEIARNIQSVAAGSSEVNAHIGGVSAAAEATGTAASNVLSNARDLDGQSSMLRSAVDQFLSKVRAA, from the coding sequence GTGAAACTCAATCTGAAGATCACATGGAAGCTCGTCATTCTCGTGAGCGTGACGATTATCGGCCTGTGTGTAGCCGGTGCTCTCGCGGCCTATATGGTCAAGCGCGAGATGTTGGCCGAGCGGACAGATCAGCTGAGAGCCATGATGGAGGTCGGGCGCAACGTTGCGCTGTCGTTGCAGAAAAAAGTCGAGTCCGGTCAGCTGACAAAGGAGGCGGCGGTTGCCGAGTTCGTCAATCGAATCGAGCCGATGACCTATGACAACGGCACTGGCTATCTCTTCGTCTACAACATGGACGGCACGGTCGTTTACCTGCCCGGCTTCAAGCCGGGCACCAACCGGCTCGAGGTCCTGGTCAACGGCCTGCCGGTGACACGGATGCTCCGCGACATGGTCGCCAAAGCCGGCGAGGGCACGGTACAGTATGATTTCGTCAAGCCGGGCCAGCAACTCCCGATCCCGAAGATGTCCTACGTGGGGGGCATCCCGGCCTGGAACATGTTCATTGGCGTCGGCGCCTATTTGGACGATCTCGATCTCAAGCTTCAGCCGCTCATCGCGGCGATCGGTATCGCGATGCTGATGATTGGCAGCGTTTCCGGCGTGATCGCCTGGCTGATCGGTCGTAGCATCACCCGACCCTTGGGCGTGCTCGGCGCGCGCATGAAGTCGCTGGCCGACGGCTCGCTCGATGACGAGATCCCGGGCGTCGGTCGCGGCGATGAAGTCGGCGCCATGGCTAAGACGGTGCAGGTGTTCAAGGACAATGCCGTGCGGATCCGCGGACTTGAGCAGCTCGAGGCGGAAAACCAAGCTCGCGCGGCTGCAGAACGTCAGGCGACGTTGCAGAGGATTGCTGACGAGTTCGAGCGTAGCGTCAATGGCATCGTCCGTTCGGTGTCGGCCGCTGCAACCGGGATGCAGGCGAGTGCGCAATCGATGACGGCGACAGCCAGCGATGCCAGCTCGCGGGCCTCAAGCGTTGGCGCTGCGTCGGCGAGATCGTCCGATAACGTCAGCACCGTCGCGGCTGCCGCCGAAGAGCTGTCCGCCTCGGTCAGCGAAGTGCTCCGGCAAGTATCGCAATCGAGCGAGATTGCAAGCAAGGCGGTCGGCGATGCGGAGCGCACCAACGCGACGGTCCAGCAACTGTCGAGCGGCGCCGAGAAGATCGGCGAAGTCGTGCAACTGATTCACAGCATTGCGGCGCAGACCAACCTGCTTGCCCTCAATGCGACGATTGAAGCCGCGCGAGCCGGAGAGTCCGGCCGCGGCTTTGCGGTCGTCGCGTCCGAGGTGAAGGCGCTCGCGAGCCAGACCGCCAAGGCCACCGAGGAGATCTCGGCTCAGGTTTCGGCGATGCAGGCCTCAACCAGCGAAGCCGTGAACTCGATCAGCGCCATCACCGGCACCATCGCTCAGATGAGCCAGATCACCATGCGGATCTCGGCAGCCGTCGAAGAGCAGGGGGCCGCGACCCAGGAAATCGCCCGCAACATCCAGTCGGTGGCAGCAGGTTCCAGCGAAGTCAACGCCCACATCGGCGGAGTCAGTGCCGCCGCGGAGGCAACCGGTACGGCGGCGAGCAATGTGCTGTCGAATGCCCGTGACCTCGACGGTCAGTCCAGCATGCTGCGCAGCGCCGTGGACCAGTTCCTGAGCAAGGTCCGTGCGGCCTGA
- the leuD gene encoding 3-isopropylmalate dehydratase small subunit: protein MKPFDILRTTACALPLASIDTDQLIPARFMKRSRADGYGQYLLHDMRFDETGEARPDFPLNAATADGAEVLVARRNFGAGSSREAAVYALADFGFRCVIASSFGDIFASNAVNNGLLPARVGEADVEEILALLQTGGTAITVDLNDCLIRLGNRTFSFTADPIWRTKLLNGWDDLDLALSLTGDIVGFEERDRGQRPWVQLEDNQS from the coding sequence ATGAAGCCGTTCGATATCCTGCGGACCACCGCCTGCGCGCTGCCGCTCGCCAGCATCGACACCGATCAGTTGATTCCGGCGCGTTTCATGAAGCGCTCGCGCGCCGACGGCTACGGGCAATATCTGCTCCACGACATGCGCTTCGACGAGACGGGCGAGGCGCGGCCTGATTTCCCGCTCAACGCGGCGACCGCTGATGGCGCCGAGGTGCTGGTGGCCAGGCGCAATTTCGGCGCCGGCTCCTCACGCGAGGCGGCCGTCTACGCGCTGGCCGATTTCGGCTTTCGCTGCGTGATCGCGTCGAGCTTCGGCGACATCTTCGCCTCCAATGCGGTCAACAACGGCCTGCTGCCGGCGCGAGTCGGCGAAGCCGACGTGGAGGAGATTCTCGCACTGCTGCAGACTGGGGGAACCGCGATCACGGTCGATCTCAATGACTGCCTGATCCGACTCGGCAACCGCACCTTCTCATTCACCGCCGATCCGATCTGGCGCACCAAGCTGCTGAATGGCTGGGACGATCTCGACCTCGCGCTGTCGCTCACCGGCGACATCGTCGGCTTCGAAGAACGCGACAGGGGCCAACGCCCCTGGGTCCAACTGGAAGACAACCAGAGCTGA
- the leuC gene encoding 3-isopropylmalate dehydratase large subunit: MTDEARQQRTLFDKVWDAHVVTRREDGADLLFIDRHLVHEGSFHAFNKLKEKHAKVRRPDLTIGVADHYVPTRTRVLSEIAPDIAGMIRQLDDNCRANDVRIFGFDDPRQGIVHVVGPEQGLTLPGLTMVCGDSHTSTHGAFGALAFGIGASEVAHVLLTQCLWQKKPKRMRITVDGATAPGITAKDIALSIIAEIGADGAQGHSVEYAGTTIRALSMEGRLTLCNLAIESGARCGMIAPDETTFAYVKGRPFAPEGEMLDRAIAAWHDLATDADAAFDREIALDGLDIAPTVTWGISPEDALPIGAHVPDPAGLDDPSRASHVREALDYMGLTAGQALDTIRIDRVFIGSCTNSRIEDLRAAAHVLAGRKACVPGLVSPGSHLVKQQAEQEGLDRIFIAAGLDWVGSGCSMCVGMNGDLVPSGERCASTTNRNFKGRQGPGARTHLMSPAMVAAAAVTGHLTDIRPLLRRDV; the protein is encoded by the coding sequence ATGACGGATGAAGCACGGCAGCAGCGCACGCTGTTCGACAAGGTCTGGGATGCGCATGTGGTGACGCGCCGCGAGGACGGCGCGGACCTGTTGTTCATCGACCGTCACCTCGTGCATGAGGGCTCGTTCCACGCCTTCAACAAGCTGAAGGAGAAGCACGCCAAGGTGCGTCGCCCGGACCTCACGATCGGCGTCGCCGATCATTACGTGCCGACACGGACGCGCGTGCTCAGCGAGATCGCGCCTGACATCGCCGGCATGATCAGGCAGCTCGACGACAATTGCCGCGCCAACGACGTCCGCATCTTCGGCTTCGACGATCCGCGGCAGGGCATCGTCCACGTGGTCGGGCCCGAGCAGGGTCTCACCCTGCCCGGCCTCACCATGGTCTGCGGCGACAGCCATACCTCGACGCATGGCGCGTTCGGCGCGCTGGCCTTCGGCATCGGCGCCTCCGAGGTCGCGCATGTGCTGCTGACGCAATGCCTGTGGCAGAAAAAACCGAAGCGGATGCGCATCACCGTCGACGGCGCCACCGCGCCCGGCATCACCGCCAAGGACATCGCGCTGTCGATCATCGCCGAGATCGGCGCCGACGGCGCGCAGGGGCACTCGGTCGAATATGCTGGAACCACGATCCGCGCGCTGTCGATGGAAGGCCGGCTGACGCTGTGCAACCTCGCGATCGAGAGCGGCGCCCGCTGCGGCATGATCGCGCCGGACGAGACCACATTCGCCTATGTGAAGGGACGACCGTTCGCGCCCGAGGGCGAGATGCTCGATCGCGCCATCGCCGCCTGGCATGACCTCGCGACCGATGCAGACGCGGCCTTCGATCGCGAGATCGCGCTTGATGGCCTGGACATCGCGCCGACGGTCACCTGGGGCATCAGCCCGGAGGACGCACTGCCGATCGGCGCGCACGTGCCCGACCCCGCCGGTCTCGACGATCCATCGCGCGCGAGCCATGTGCGCGAGGCGCTGGACTACATGGGACTGACCGCGGGCCAGGCGCTCGACACGATCCGGATCGACCGCGTCTTCATCGGCTCCTGCACCAACAGCCGCATTGAGGATCTGCGCGCCGCAGCCCACGTTCTCGCCGGCCGCAAGGCGTGCGTACCCGGCCTGGTCTCGCCCGGCTCTCACCTCGTCAAGCAGCAGGCGGAGCAGGAAGGCCTCGACCGCATCTTCATCGCTGCCGGCCTCGACTGGGTCGGCTCGGGCTGCTCGATGTGCGTCGGCATGAACGGCGACCTCGTCCCATCGGGTGAGCGTTGCGCCTCCACGACCAACCGAAACTTCAAAGGCCGGCAGGGGCCCGGCGCGCGCACGCACCTGATGTCACCTGCGATGGTCGCGGCCGCGGCGGTGACCGGCCATCTCACCGACATCAGACCACTGCTGAGGCGCGACGTATGA
- a CDS encoding FAD-dependent oxidoreductase, producing the protein MSQHQPFAQALSPLDVGPLRFRNRIFVPAHTTNFGCYHLPSPQHLAYHRARARGGVGAIIFESIRVHANSLGRPQAVCGFDPACIDPFRRITDAVKAEGASMLGQIIHLGRQVEGDFERTVAWGASPIPWSISALPPRPMDEFDMEEVIEGHLVTARNLVAAGFDGIELQMAHGHLLQQFMSPLSNKRDDDYGGSLENRLRFPARVLAALRAELGTGFCLGIRISGDEYIDGGLGIDEVERIVPMLARGTRIDFVNVSHSAYVASYSLATQMADMAFDTAPFRTLPARIRRELRADGFDTPVFAVCRFTGLDEADAMIASGQADAVGMARAHLAEPAIVRKSIGGRLDEIRRCIGCNQGCAGMLERNLPIRCLINPIAGLEDQFEEPEALPRAAAKRILVIGGGPAGLEAARVAAALGHDVTLWERSDRLGGQLRTAWLMPKRANFTAFVEFQIAALTRLGISIVFNTEADATAIAAFGADRIILATGSTTTAMSIPGSGPLLTLPDALQAPDRLGASVAVFDRTGEWGTLAALEHFADLGKAVTLFVPAASYAWRTTVYSTLANSRRLRERRVRIATLRAVRSFDGEVLEVEDLSTGDIERLAGFSALIAIDHNRADQTLYLSLRRARLPVIQAGDNNAPRTALEATYQGHMAARAPFPSA; encoded by the coding sequence TTGTCGCAGCATCAGCCATTTGCGCAGGCCCTGAGCCCGCTCGACGTCGGTCCGTTGCGCTTCCGCAACCGCATCTTCGTTCCGGCGCACACGACCAATTTCGGCTGTTATCACCTGCCGAGCCCGCAGCACCTCGCCTATCACCGCGCCCGCGCGCGCGGCGGCGTCGGCGCGATCATCTTCGAATCCATCCGCGTGCACGCCAACTCGCTCGGCCGGCCGCAGGCGGTGTGCGGCTTCGATCCCGCCTGCATCGATCCGTTCCGCCGCATCACCGATGCGGTGAAGGCGGAAGGCGCATCCATGCTCGGCCAGATCATCCATCTCGGCCGGCAGGTCGAGGGCGATTTCGAGCGCACGGTGGCGTGGGGCGCCTCGCCGATCCCGTGGTCGATCTCGGCGCTGCCGCCGCGGCCGATGGACGAGTTCGACATGGAGGAGGTGATCGAAGGCCACCTCGTCACGGCACGCAATCTGGTAGCCGCCGGCTTCGACGGCATCGAGCTGCAGATGGCGCACGGCCATCTGCTGCAGCAGTTCATGTCGCCGCTCTCCAACAAGCGTGATGATGACTATGGCGGTTCACTGGAGAACCGGCTGCGCTTTCCGGCCCGCGTGCTCGCGGCCTTGCGCGCAGAGCTCGGCACCGGCTTCTGCCTCGGCATCCGCATCAGCGGCGATGAATACATCGACGGCGGGCTCGGCATCGACGAGGTCGAGCGCATCGTGCCGATGCTGGCGCGCGGGACACGAATCGACTTCGTCAACGTCTCGCACTCGGCCTATGTCGCGAGCTATTCGCTGGCGACGCAGATGGCCGACATGGCGTTTGACACGGCACCGTTCCGCACCCTGCCCGCGCGCATCCGCCGCGAGCTGCGCGCGGATGGTTTCGACACGCCGGTGTTTGCGGTGTGCCGGTTCACCGGACTGGATGAAGCCGATGCCATGATCGCGAGCGGACAGGCGGATGCCGTCGGCATGGCACGCGCGCATCTCGCCGAGCCGGCGATCGTGAGGAAGTCCATCGGGGGCCGCCTTGACGAGATCCGCCGTTGCATCGGCTGCAACCAGGGCTGCGCCGGCATGCTGGAGCGGAACCTGCCGATCCGCTGCCTGATCAATCCCATCGCGGGGCTGGAAGACCAGTTCGAAGAGCCCGAGGCGCTGCCGCGCGCTGCGGCGAAGAGAATCCTCGTCATCGGCGGCGGTCCCGCAGGGCTGGAGGCCGCGCGTGTCGCCGCCGCGCTCGGACACGACGTAACGCTGTGGGAGCGCAGCGATCGGCTCGGCGGGCAGTTGCGCACGGCCTGGCTGATGCCGAAGCGCGCCAACTTCACGGCGTTCGTGGAGTTTCAGATCGCGGCGCTGACGCGGCTCGGCATTTCCATCGTCTTCAACACAGAAGCAGATGCCACCGCGATTGCGGCATTCGGCGCCGATCGCATCATCCTGGCAACGGGCTCGACCACCACGGCGATGTCTATTCCCGGCAGCGGACCTTTGTTGACCCTGCCCGACGCGCTCCAGGCGCCGGACAGGCTCGGCGCGTCGGTTGCCGTGTTCGACCGCACCGGCGAATGGGGCACGCTGGCAGCGCTGGAACATTTCGCCGACCTCGGCAAGGCCGTGACGCTGTTCGTGCCCGCGGCGAGCTACGCCTGGCGCACCACGGTCTATTCGACGCTCGCCAACAGCCGCCGCCTTCGCGAGCGAAGGGTGCGGATCGCGACGTTGCGCGCGGTGCGATCGTTCGACGGCGAGGTCTTGGAGGTCGAGGATCTCTCGACCGGCGACATCGAGCGCCTCGCCGGCTTCTCGGCGCTGATCGCGATCGACCACAACCGCGCCGACCAGACGCTGTATCTCTCCCTGCGCCGCGCCCGGCTGCCGGTGATCCAGGCCGGCGACAACAATGCGCCGCGCACGGCGCTGGAGGCGACGTATCAAGGCCACATGGCGGCGCGCGCCCCCTTCCCATCAGCATGA
- a CDS encoding GntR family transcriptional regulator — MRAASEPLKARRIYLLLKDKIASGELADGERLPGEFALAEEHNVSRVTVRQALDLLAGEDLIQKKSGLGTFVHRPASKVRTVLADVANVFAHLIEMGRSTDVRLLAFDYVTPPDQIREALQLAPDERSQRSVRVRLVDGVPFSYLVAHVSERIGRLYSREDLARMPLLELIERSGLTSASARQEISAVLSGPDVAEALAVDVGMPLVALRRTVYDKQGHPMEHLQALYRPDRYTLQMNLERTGDEGHRHWSPTAEVYRRERPRRRPPVRKVGKS; from the coding sequence TTGCGCGCCGCGTCCGAGCCACTGAAGGCACGACGGATCTACCTGCTCTTGAAGGACAAGATCGCATCCGGCGAGCTTGCGGATGGCGAGCGGCTGCCGGGCGAGTTCGCGCTGGCGGAGGAGCACAACGTCTCCCGCGTCACCGTCCGCCAGGCGCTCGATCTGCTTGCGGGGGAGGATCTCATCCAGAAGAAGAGCGGTCTTGGCACCTTCGTGCATCGCCCGGCGTCGAAGGTGCGGACGGTGCTGGCCGACGTCGCCAACGTGTTCGCGCATCTGATCGAGATGGGGCGCTCCACCGACGTCCGCCTCCTGGCCTTCGACTATGTCACGCCGCCCGACCAGATCCGCGAGGCGCTGCAGCTTGCGCCGGACGAGCGCTCGCAGCGCTCGGTCCGCGTCCGCCTCGTCGACGGCGTGCCGTTCTCCTATCTCGTCGCTCATGTGTCTGAGCGCATCGGTCGCCTCTATTCGCGCGAGGATCTTGCACGCATGCCGCTGCTGGAGCTGATCGAGCGGTCGGGGCTGACCAGTGCATCAGCGCGGCAGGAGATCAGCGCCGTGCTGTCGGGCCCCGATGTGGCCGAGGCGCTCGCCGTCGACGTCGGCATGCCGCTCGTGGCCCTGCGCCGCACGGTCTACGACAAGCAAGGTCATCCGATGGAGCATCTGCAGGCGCTCTACCGGCCCGACCGCTACACATTGCAGATGAACCTCGAACGGACGGGCGACGAAGGGCACCGGCACTGGAGTCCGACCGCCGAGGTGTACCGCAGGGAGCGCCCGCGCCGGCGGCCGCCAGTCAGGAAAGTGGGGAAGTCATGA
- a CDS encoding ABC transporter substrate-binding protein encodes MTRRSRSLSRRTVLKSGVALTSMLAAPGLLRAEPAPVKVGLLQPISGAFALDGDLARIGAEYAVKEINDAGGIKALGGAKLELVLGDSRSNAEAGAQATEELQSAGVAAVLGGFASGIALTATQTAARYDLPFVVDCAVADTITERGLKNTFRFNPNFSMATDVALKNLVKLNDDAGKPVKTVAIVHEDGLFGSGLAKIMQQKLPSLGFQIVETIAHPTPARDMSNVVLRLRALNPDLIVPSHYFNEFVLMARTLQQQRVRPKGIYAVFGGAASSYRFVNEFPEAAQGVMDCNHWGDPKSPITAKLRETVTAAGKFYAYNTPINYSLMKVFAQAVEKAGSADRAKIIEALAGGEFDSGIMPYGKTKFDAKGQNLSALPLNTQVQGKDIKVIYPADYADAKPVFPING; translated from the coding sequence ATGACGCGTCGTTCAAGGTCACTGTCACGCCGCACCGTGCTCAAGAGCGGTGTTGCGCTCACCTCGATGCTGGCGGCACCCGGTCTTCTCCGCGCCGAGCCGGCGCCGGTGAAGGTCGGCCTGCTGCAGCCGATCTCCGGCGCCTTTGCGCTCGATGGCGATCTCGCCAGGATCGGCGCTGAATATGCCGTCAAGGAGATCAACGACGCCGGCGGCATCAAGGCGCTCGGCGGCGCCAAGCTCGAGCTCGTGCTCGGCGACAGCCGCTCCAATGCGGAAGCCGGCGCGCAGGCGACCGAGGAGCTGCAGTCGGCCGGCGTCGCCGCCGTGCTCGGCGGCTTTGCTTCAGGGATTGCGCTGACCGCGACGCAGACCGCGGCACGCTATGATCTGCCCTTCGTGGTCGACTGTGCGGTGGCCGATACGATCACCGAGCGCGGCCTGAAGAACACCTTCCGCTTCAATCCCAATTTCAGCATGGCGACCGATGTCGCGCTGAAGAACCTGGTCAAGTTGAATGACGACGCCGGCAAGCCGGTGAAGACGGTTGCGATCGTGCACGAGGACGGCCTGTTCGGCTCGGGCCTTGCCAAGATCATGCAGCAGAAGCTGCCGTCGCTCGGCTTCCAGATCGTCGAGACCATCGCGCATCCGACCCCCGCGCGCGACATGTCGAACGTCGTGCTGCGGCTGCGCGCGCTCAATCCCGACCTGATCGTGCCGTCGCATTATTTCAACGAGTTCGTGCTGATGGCGCGCACCCTGCAGCAGCAGCGCGTCCGTCCGAAGGGCATCTACGCCGTGTTCGGCGGCGCCGCGTCGAGCTACCGGTTCGTCAACGAGTTTCCGGAAGCCGCTCAGGGCGTGATGGATTGCAATCATTGGGGCGATCCGAAGAGCCCGATCACGGCCAAGCTGCGCGAGACGGTGACCGCGGCCGGCAAGTTCTACGCCTACAATACGCCGATCAACTACTCGCTGATGAAGGTGTTTGCGCAGGCCGTCGAGAAGGCCGGCAGCGCCGACCGCGCCAAGATCATCGAGGCGCTGGCCGGAGGCGAGTTCGACAGCGGCATCATGCCCTACGGCAAGACCAAGTTCGACGCCAAGGGCCAGAACTTGAGCGCGCTGCCGCTGAACACGCAGGTGCAGGGCAAGGACATCAAGGTGATCTATCCAGCCGACTACGCCGACGCCAAGCCGGTGTTCCCGATCAACGGCTGA